TGTCTAATGTTGAAAAGAGTAGAACTATAGTTATTTATCTGTATGTCCAAAAGGCACCAATTCTATTTATCAATGAAAATATATGTCATTCCAAAATAGAGATATGCACATAGGAAGAACGGGTTTCAGAGAATTTAAAATCaagcataaaagaaagaacagtCACAGAACAGCTAGTAAACTGGCAGTGCAGATCCCAGATTTTCATGTTGGTTTTCTTGCAAGTATTTTCTACCTTaagaaataaacttaaaaCCTAAATGGTTGATCAGAACAAAGCTTCCAACTTGTGTGGATAGGTGGTTGCGGCCAAATCCACTTATAAAAGCTCTCGGCAAAGAGAATTTAACCCAACGGGCAGCGGACACAAATATCTCCACGACTGGCGACTGATAAATAACCTTTTCGCAATGGACTACGTGATAAAGGCAATCCAAATAACAACAAATTTTAAGCTAATTAATGGCCAGATTCTTTGACCAGGCAGGTCCATGTCAttctatattgttaaattGAAGAATGCAATTCTTACTTGAACCGAAGAAGAATCTGACACATGATATAGGCTGACATTTTCTGTCACGGGTATGGGGGCGTAGCAAGAGTAAAAATGGCCCTACAGTCTCAACTTTTCCTTTGcttgataatatatattcgTATCAAATACATTTTGAAAGATTCTTGCCAATTTTTTGAGATGTATTACAGCAAACGTGAGTGACTTCTGCCTCGAGACAATCTAATGGCACCACCCACCGACAGCGTGGTTTGTAGACATCCTAACATATTTGTATGCCTACTTGTTCATAAATATGGATTTGTTGCCTTCTACTTCCAAAAGAAAACCTTGAGATGGTTGGCTAATAATTAATACTCAAAATAACACATCTTCTAGTTACTATATGAATAGTTTAAAATTGAATACAATCTTATTATAATGCAAGGTTAATTACAACACGGAAAGGAGTACGATATTGGCCATTGACCAAAATAATAGGatacaattatttaattgaaaagaaaaatgatattatgTCTTGAAGAAATTTCTTGGTTCAGACTTTGTCATCAATCCCACAAGGGTGAGGAGAATTATTAATCCTTCTTACCCTTCTGCAAAGCAAAATCATCATAACCCACATTAGACCTTTAACAATTCTTACCATACCAATTGTTACTGTAAGGTAATAAAGCCACCAACCAAGTAAATCAGCCATGCCCACACCCATCGACATCTCTCTCTTTGCCTCTGCTACAATAACAAGAGACTCAACCTCATCTCTCAATCTCCACCACCATAAACTACCCAAACTCATAGCTAGACTCACTCTCTGAACCCACTTCTCATCTCTACCAAACCCAAAAACTGTATCATCAACCACTGGTTTAACGACCGTTCTTGACCAATAAAGCATAGTCTCATGCAAAcctaagaaaaatataatcctACTTAACAAACTTTTCTCAATATCGAAACTATGCCCATCGATTCCGGCAGCTATGCTCCCTTCAATTCCTAACCCAACGCATACTTGTAGGGTGCATAGTAAAATCCATGCAGTGTATAAACGGTGCCGTTGAGATTCACCTGCTGCAAGTGATGAAGAGTCGTAACTTAGAAGGTTAAATCTTCCTGTCAAACCATGAAGAAGAGTGGCTATACTAAAGattgaaacaagaaaataCAGAATTGCCGGATTGCTGCGTaggagaaaagagaagagTAAAGAAGAGGGCTCAGGTTGCGTGGGATCAGATGCTATGCTTAACAGATAGCTGTAACAAGAAAGCCTGGCCAAGAGGAGAAATGAG
The Ricinus communis isolate WT05 ecotype wild-type chromosome 1, ASM1957865v1, whole genome shotgun sequence DNA segment above includes these coding regions:
- the LOC8267337 gene encoding uncharacterized protein LOC8267337, which codes for MGWKNWQQKAAKELCAALTEPFHLLTTTLLSILLPLSFLLLARLSCYSYLLSIASDPTQPEPSSLLFSFLLRSNPAILYFLVSIFSIATLLHGLTGRFNLLSYDSSSLAAGESQRHRLYTAWILLCTLQVCVGLGIEGSIAAGIDGHSFDIEKSLLSRIIFFLGLHETMLYWSRTVVKPVVDDTVFGFGRDEKWVQRVSLAMSLGSLWWWRLRDEVESLVIVAEAKREMSMGVGMADLLGWWLYYLTVTIGMVRIVKGLMWVMMILLCRRVRRINNSPHPCGIDDKV